One window from the genome of Rariglobus hedericola encodes:
- a CDS encoding tetratricopeptide repeat protein has translation MDLTTHTKRQLSYAEGYLALGMKDDAAAALKEIEAAQRKETSVLILSLAVHVERADWKPAAAIGAVLCEREPNVPGHWIQWAYAARRHKGLTEAREILMRGVGQHPTEAVFHFNLACYEAQLGHLDDARVFLDTACGLEEEFVALSKTDPDLEPLRIQS, from the coding sequence ATGGATCTTACCACGCATACGAAACGCCAGTTGAGTTATGCCGAGGGGTATCTGGCGCTCGGCATGAAGGACGATGCAGCGGCGGCGTTGAAGGAAATCGAGGCGGCTCAGCGCAAAGAGACTTCGGTTTTGATTTTGTCGCTGGCGGTGCATGTCGAGCGGGCGGACTGGAAGCCGGCGGCGGCGATCGGGGCGGTGTTGTGCGAGCGCGAACCCAATGTGCCCGGGCACTGGATCCAGTGGGCCTATGCCGCGCGGCGGCATAAGGGACTCACCGAGGCGCGTGAAATCCTCATGCGCGGGGTGGGGCAACATCCGACGGAAGCAGTCTTCCACTTCAACCTCGCCTGCTACGAGGCCCAGCTCGGCCACCTCGACGATGCGCGGGTGTTTCTGGATACGGCTTGCGGGCTGGAGGAGGAGTTTGTCGCTTTAAGTAAAACCGACCCGGACCTGGAGCCGCTGCGGATTCAATCTTGA
- a CDS encoding S8 family serine peptidase produces MHSPRPLSRVVYVVATLALLAGVLSVRHRGRSATELPHTTSAAKEIIAANLPITPAAPMEIRQEAAPTLRDQPASLRTEDPKASRDRWAKRLDAIRIVETHEFPADENGIVRQITWFETALKQPLVRLEQRWGRSDATDGPGMKLLSEEAVSAGHLLVGLDQGVTTEAAIRGLSEAGFTVSPVAQTPNLLSVEVPNPTQAESFDATLVALRRSPYHVVYAEADPLILIDAVPSDPKYGSQWNLTSSGEDADASLNAEAGWQVRTDASNVVVAVTDTGTRTTHEDLAANLWINLGETPGNNIDDDNNGVIDDINGFNAITTSGNISDDNGHGTHVAGIIGARGNNNLGITGVAWNVRLLTCKFLNNRGVGTTSDAVAAIHYARLHGADIINASWSMGSRSLALEEAIRQAGAAGIVFVAAAGNQATDIDAAPRYPAASDLPNIVAIGATDRNRALTAFSNYGRDRVHLAAPGEGILSSYNQSDNQYVLLSGTSMAAPQAAGALALLKAMHPSEDGLQLIQRLLAGTRLAPALSGLVQTGGILHLPTLLATESAATPHDLCESPYLFTGYQGVWSGSTAHAGRSPSDPAGLTGTRTLWFSWTAPVSGHAEWQVNATDEATFATIYRLDGTTLSSLQTDSGSTQKIRVWVDAGRTYLLGVGTTSADGHAVTVNLALPPANDLIAAAALLTGESFSATGNNRGATRESGEPRHARVGAGRSVWWSWTAPRTTRQVITTLDSSFDTVLAVYRQGNDGALIEVSSNDDSGYNLLTSRVAFDATEGVRYLIAVDSWGGDSASGAIRLGGYGLGNILILNGPRSQSVQLGSSISLQVRFLSTIDTTVHWFKDAQPIGGGRDGTLVIGNVGANDLGSYHAVLSNADESVTSEAALLTERISAPFITWSTGNLNEVVGNPITLRVVAQGSQPWTLQWLKDGQPIDGATSESLFFGSLAAGDAGQYEVVITNASGVTRSTAFKVTVANSPFTAWNWVTAPDQGWPIQDIRYLDTTYHAIASAGGSTKVLRSTDGVNWQAQMLPPAFDGYQIDRGNNTLIIAGRDHTTSGNGSIYRSTDGGETWSLSGLPFRGNVTSLQFGGGYFVALNNYDGTLRRSTNGTSWQAPVTPPANGMNQLTFQGGTFFTYNSSNSTLYRSTDGGAWSAYAAGGAIRGILHNAGVFHLWTATTYLQSSDGITWTLIGSSASPDTPLLIHDGTRIISASSSQLSLRFSDTGISWATQTILNTGASTTIKKLLRGGGRTLAGCANGMILSSPDSTLLENTFSPFAWTGGASSRVEFCEDEFILTSRSNTTPHVALSSDGQTWKKYVIPDQTDLAGSRIWKAGGYYWANSRGALSTNTFWRGRSPLDLKRVAGTPSDSLSSILFKDGRFFAVAGTQLITSTNEGLTWSSINPGFSLPSGTQLYRAGSRWFLIGYNTLASSTDGFSWSLASRPNTNSHDFLGFAENNGKFYVVTGSYNQIWESTDGINWTINPLTFSTSGFGGIYAHRGTLLLLPYPNVTGEQFLATTDLTTWQTINTGISAGSFATGRGIMVGVSPTPHIVYNGQTPSRAPVCRLLSPLPDVQFTVNNLVELSVNASAPDGTFDRVELYVDDLLVATSTTPGVFRYGFSATENRSYSFHARAYNTDGLVTTDSTRATAKSPMAAPLFVTSDTLTSSNVFSDDDAYYAVSGTSLYRSIDGIHWEFHSITTSLSSINEFSLDDNYTRLHYTNGTGMVVSRDGLDWISITTNSPVQYRSGVYFRYTSSGGSGTGSVSLSSNGSAWVTTPARAQTYFTTVLMGDGPRYLGWSSTIHPYVRRSDDGINWVNMIDLPRPAAGIEALGRFILRYLDNKVRTSSDGGVTWTTSDLGVTVDKLLPVGDVVFAVYGSSIKKISTDGIVWQTHQVPDLSANVAYGDGLYVSVGSNNARVSTDGVNWTTHTPPWAVLNSTPFIVHGPAGFIAFHSGQPGWISTDGVNWTEAGLTASDGGSWQKYAAIGDTQIAIRDVTVPLNPIKRSLDAGKTWSFSSPPYAHPVMTRDVYSTGSSFVLRDSNGKLYRSNDGTAWTSVPVVAEGTNIAVTQLITRANLWHAVANNGYMYRSTDDGVSWNRYLVSATPGVNLVEIHFSGLHYLAVAYASSSAVPPVFRSDDGVTWTPTTLPATVTFSSRRSAGLGQFVIIQGIKTYLSNNGTDWTAAASSPVVDGLAYPASDAFYLLNNGSLYRSVNADGWTLIRTGVTGGLVELNGVLHAFGGTATTPLYFADAAIQAVQVSSGTYGIGDTLTAQVTIANLGATLLPEMDAELYLSRDTFHGNGDDIRLGALTIAAASLPPPGETRIIALSLVLPPNLEGGEFYTGIRLDPAGRVGEFSKSNNRRFTTTSPINVPEWTLDLETTGNGGVAQSVSAVRYVHGSTVTLSPSAGKNASFAGWSGSESSDRPDLTLTMRDNKVLTASFAEMRQLSVTVRGAGAVQLDQAGGRYAQGAQATLQAIPSAGWRFVEWQEDLAGGTPTRTLLMNTDRAVVAKFDYPLENWKAVHFTPTELADPAISGDDARPDPHGISNLMSYLSGRAPRSNEPFNTAPEVQGSTLFYRYTRNTGAVGSSLIAEVSTDLVNWTVSLSERVIDESQGVETVEVVVPRESRPRLFIRLRSVPNP; encoded by the coding sequence ATGCATTCCCCCCGCCCCTTGAGTCGTGTTGTCTACGTCGTAGCTACGCTTGCCCTGCTCGCCGGCGTTCTGTCGGTCCGGCACCGCGGGCGTTCTGCAACTGAGTTACCGCACACTACGTCCGCAGCGAAGGAAATTATTGCAGCCAATTTACCCATAACACCGGCGGCTCCGATGGAGATACGCCAGGAAGCCGCCCCTACCCTCCGCGACCAACCGGCGTCGTTGCGCACGGAAGACCCGAAGGCCAGCCGTGATCGCTGGGCCAAAAGATTGGACGCCATCCGCATCGTGGAGACCCATGAGTTCCCGGCGGATGAAAACGGCATCGTCCGGCAAATCACCTGGTTTGAAACCGCGCTCAAACAACCGCTGGTGCGACTAGAGCAACGTTGGGGTCGGAGCGACGCAACCGACGGCCCGGGGATGAAACTCTTGAGCGAAGAAGCCGTGTCGGCGGGCCATTTGCTCGTGGGGCTGGATCAAGGCGTGACTACCGAAGCGGCCATCAGAGGTCTGAGCGAAGCCGGTTTCACCGTTTCACCCGTGGCCCAAACGCCGAATCTTCTCTCAGTCGAAGTGCCTAATCCGACACAGGCGGAGTCCTTCGATGCCACGCTGGTCGCCCTGCGTCGTTCCCCCTATCACGTGGTTTATGCCGAGGCCGATCCGCTTATCTTGATAGATGCGGTGCCTTCCGATCCGAAATACGGGTCCCAATGGAATCTGACTTCCTCGGGTGAAGATGCGGACGCCTCCCTGAATGCCGAGGCCGGCTGGCAGGTAAGAACCGATGCCTCCAATGTAGTCGTAGCCGTGACCGATACCGGAACGCGCACGACTCATGAAGATCTCGCCGCCAACCTGTGGATCAATCTCGGTGAAACCCCCGGAAACAATATCGACGACGACAACAATGGGGTGATCGACGACATTAACGGATTCAATGCCATCACCACATCCGGCAATATATCCGACGACAACGGTCATGGCACGCATGTGGCCGGCATCATCGGTGCCCGGGGAAACAATAACCTCGGCATCACCGGTGTCGCCTGGAACGTGCGCCTGCTGACGTGCAAATTCCTCAACAACCGCGGTGTCGGCACGACTTCGGACGCCGTCGCGGCAATCCACTACGCACGTCTTCATGGCGCAGACATTATCAATGCCAGCTGGAGCATGGGGTCGCGCAGCCTCGCGCTTGAAGAGGCCATCCGCCAGGCGGGAGCAGCCGGCATCGTTTTCGTGGCGGCGGCGGGCAACCAAGCGACCGATATCGATGCGGCCCCGCGTTATCCGGCCGCATCCGATCTACCCAATATCGTGGCCATCGGCGCGACGGATCGTAACCGCGCGCTGACCGCCTTCTCCAACTACGGACGTGACCGCGTCCACCTCGCCGCACCCGGCGAAGGTATCCTCTCCAGTTACAACCAGAGCGACAACCAATACGTGCTTCTCAGCGGCACCTCCATGGCCGCACCCCAAGCGGCCGGTGCCCTGGCTCTGCTCAAGGCGATGCACCCATCCGAGGATGGCTTGCAACTCATCCAACGACTACTGGCCGGCACGCGCCTTGCCCCGGCTCTCTCGGGTCTGGTGCAGACCGGAGGCATCCTGCATTTGCCCACGCTGCTGGCCACCGAGTCCGCCGCGACACCTCATGACCTGTGTGAAAGCCCGTATCTATTCACCGGATACCAAGGCGTCTGGAGCGGATCAACCGCCCATGCCGGCCGCTCGCCGAGTGATCCCGCCGGCCTCACCGGCACCCGCACGCTCTGGTTTTCGTGGACCGCGCCGGTCTCCGGACACGCCGAATGGCAGGTGAATGCCACCGACGAGGCGACCTTCGCCACAATCTACCGTCTCGACGGGACGACTCTGTCGTCGTTGCAAACAGACTCCGGCTCCACGCAGAAAATACGTGTATGGGTGGATGCCGGCCGCACCTATCTCCTCGGTGTCGGCACGACGAGTGCCGACGGTCACGCGGTCACCGTCAACCTCGCCCTGCCCCCCGCCAACGACTTGATCGCCGCGGCAGCTCTCTTGACCGGTGAAAGTTTCTCCGCGACCGGCAACAATCGCGGCGCCACTCGGGAAAGCGGAGAACCCCGCCATGCCCGCGTGGGCGCAGGCCGCAGCGTGTGGTGGAGCTGGACCGCTCCGCGCACCACCCGCCAGGTGATCACGACGCTGGACTCGTCCTTTGACACGGTGCTGGCGGTCTATCGTCAGGGCAACGACGGCGCGTTGATCGAGGTATCCTCCAACGATGACTCAGGGTATAATCTTCTCACCAGCCGCGTGGCCTTTGATGCCACCGAAGGAGTGCGATATCTCATCGCCGTGGACTCATGGGGTGGCGATTCCGCATCGGGCGCAATCCGGCTCGGGGGTTACGGACTGGGCAACATCCTCATCCTGAATGGTCCGAGATCACAGTCAGTGCAGCTCGGTTCCTCCATCTCGTTACAGGTGCGCTTCCTTTCCACGATCGATACAACCGTGCACTGGTTCAAGGATGCCCAGCCCATCGGAGGCGGGCGCGACGGCACCCTGGTCATTGGCAATGTCGGGGCGAACGACCTCGGCAGTTATCACGCCGTGCTCTCCAATGCCGATGAATCGGTCACCTCGGAGGCCGCCCTGCTCACCGAACGCATTTCCGCACCCTTCATCACGTGGTCCACGGGCAACCTGAACGAGGTCGTCGGCAACCCGATCACGTTGCGCGTCGTCGCCCAAGGCTCCCAGCCATGGACCCTGCAATGGTTGAAAGATGGCCAACCCATCGACGGCGCGACATCGGAAAGCCTCTTCTTTGGCTCGCTCGCCGCGGGCGACGCAGGGCAATACGAAGTCGTTATTACCAACGCCTCCGGGGTGACCCGCTCCACGGCCTTTAAAGTCACCGTCGCGAACTCGCCGTTCACCGCCTGGAACTGGGTAACCGCACCCGACCAAGGCTGGCCGATCCAGGACATCCGCTACCTTGATACGACCTACCACGCGATCGCCAGCGCCGGTGGCTCCACCAAAGTCCTTCGGTCCACCGACGGTGTAAACTGGCAGGCGCAAATGCTGCCGCCCGCCTTCGATGGCTACCAAATCGACCGGGGCAACAATACGCTCATCATCGCGGGTCGCGACCACACGACGTCGGGTAACGGCAGCATCTACCGCTCCACCGACGGCGGTGAAACCTGGTCGTTGAGCGGACTGCCCTTCCGAGGCAACGTGACTTCGCTGCAATTTGGCGGCGGATACTTTGTCGCTTTGAACAATTACGACGGCACATTGCGCCGCTCCACCAACGGGACGTCATGGCAGGCTCCGGTCACACCGCCCGCCAACGGGATGAACCAGCTGACATTCCAAGGCGGCACTTTCTTCACTTACAACAGCAGCAACAGCACGCTCTACCGCTCCACCGACGGCGGAGCTTGGAGTGCTTATGCAGCAGGCGGCGCCATCCGCGGCATCCTGCACAACGCGGGAGTCTTTCACCTCTGGACCGCCACCACCTACCTCCAATCAAGCGACGGCATCACTTGGACTCTAATCGGCTCAAGCGCCAGCCCGGACACCCCGTTGCTCATCCATGACGGGACCCGCATCATCAGCGCCAGCTCGTCGCAGCTGTCCCTGCGCTTCTCTGATACAGGCATCAGCTGGGCCACCCAAACCATCCTCAACACGGGCGCATCCACGACCATCAAAAAACTGCTGCGCGGTGGTGGACGCACGCTCGCCGGCTGTGCCAACGGAATGATCCTTTCGTCGCCGGATTCAACGCTCCTGGAAAACACGTTCTCCCCGTTCGCCTGGACGGGCGGAGCCTCCAGTCGTGTCGAATTCTGCGAAGACGAGTTCATCCTGACGAGCCGCAGCAACACCACTCCCCACGTCGCCCTGTCCTCCGATGGCCAGACTTGGAAAAAATATGTCATCCCTGATCAGACTGATCTCGCCGGCAGCCGGATTTGGAAAGCGGGCGGTTATTATTGGGCCAACTCCCGCGGCGCTCTTTCGACAAACACCTTCTGGCGCGGCCGTTCGCCCCTCGATCTCAAACGCGTGGCGGGCACTCCTTCCGACTCGCTTAGCAGCATCCTGTTTAAAGACGGGCGTTTCTTCGCCGTAGCCGGCACCCAGTTGATCACTTCGACTAACGAAGGCCTGACTTGGTCGTCTATCAACCCCGGCTTCAGCCTGCCTTCCGGCACGCAACTGTATCGAGCCGGCAGCCGCTGGTTTCTAATCGGATACAATACGCTGGCCTCATCGACCGACGGCTTCTCGTGGAGCCTTGCGTCCAGGCCCAACACCAACTCCCACGACTTCCTCGGCTTTGCGGAAAACAACGGGAAGTTCTATGTGGTCACAGGCAGCTATAACCAGATCTGGGAATCCACCGACGGCATCAACTGGACCATCAACCCGCTCACCTTCAGCACGAGCGGCTTTGGGGGCATCTATGCGCATCGCGGAACCCTGCTGCTCCTGCCCTACCCGAATGTCACCGGTGAACAATTCCTCGCCACCACCGACCTCACCACGTGGCAGACGATCAACACCGGCATAAGCGCCGGCTCCTTCGCCACCGGAAGAGGCATCATGGTGGGAGTGAGCCCCACGCCACACATCGTTTACAACGGGCAGACTCCTTCCCGCGCTCCCGTGTGCCGCCTGCTATCGCCGCTGCCTGATGTTCAGTTCACCGTTAACAATCTGGTCGAACTCAGCGTAAACGCCTCCGCGCCCGATGGAACCTTTGACCGGGTCGAACTCTATGTGGACGACCTGCTGGTTGCGACCTCGACCACCCCGGGTGTTTTCCGCTACGGCTTTTCGGCCACCGAGAACCGCTCCTACAGCTTCCACGCTCGCGCCTACAACACCGATGGCCTCGTCACCACCGATTCGACGCGCGCCACCGCCAAGTCCCCCATGGCCGCACCGCTGTTCGTCACCAGCGATACGCTTACCAGCAGCAATGTGTTCAGTGATGATGACGCCTATTACGCCGTTTCCGGCACTTCGCTTTATCGATCGATCGACGGCATCCACTGGGAATTCCACTCCATCACCACGAGCCTGAGTTCGATCAACGAGTTCAGTTTGGACGATAACTACACGCGACTGCACTACACGAACGGAACTGGAATGGTGGTCTCCCGTGACGGCCTCGACTGGATCAGCATCACAACGAACTCGCCCGTGCAATACCGCTCCGGCGTTTACTTCCGCTATACCAGTTCCGGAGGCAGCGGGACGGGCAGCGTCTCCTTATCCTCCAATGGCAGCGCATGGGTGACCACGCCGGCACGCGCCCAGACGTATTTCACAACAGTCCTCATGGGCGATGGTCCTCGTTATCTGGGCTGGAGCTCGACCATCCACCCCTATGTTCGTCGCTCCGACGACGGAATCAACTGGGTCAACATGATCGACCTTCCCCGTCCCGCGGCCGGCATCGAGGCGTTGGGACGTTTCATCCTGCGTTATCTGGACAACAAGGTCCGCACCTCGTCCGATGGCGGTGTCACCTGGACCACGTCTGATCTCGGTGTCACTGTGGACAAGCTCCTCCCGGTGGGAGACGTCGTGTTCGCGGTTTACGGTTCTTCGATTAAAAAAATCTCCACCGACGGCATCGTCTGGCAAACCCATCAGGTCCCCGATCTCTCGGCCAACGTAGCCTATGGAGACGGGCTCTATGTCAGCGTCGGTTCAAACAACGCCCGGGTGTCTACCGACGGCGTTAACTGGACCACGCACACGCCTCCGTGGGCGGTCCTTAACTCCACGCCCTTCATCGTTCACGGCCCCGCCGGTTTCATCGCATTCCACAGCGGACAGCCCGGCTGGATATCAACGGATGGCGTGAATTGGACCGAAGCGGGACTGACCGCCAGCGATGGTGGCTCCTGGCAAAAATATGCCGCCATCGGCGACACCCAGATCGCGATTCGCGATGTGACCGTTCCATTAAACCCCATCAAACGATCACTGGATGCCGGCAAGACCTGGAGCTTTTCCTCTCCGCCTTATGCACACCCCGTGATGACCCGGGACGTTTACTCCACGGGCTCGTCCTTCGTGCTGCGCGATTCCAACGGAAAACTCTACCGCTCCAACGACGGCACCGCCTGGACCTCGGTCCCGGTGGTCGCTGAAGGCACCAACATCGCCGTGACCCAGCTTATCACCCGCGCCAATCTGTGGCATGCCGTGGCCAACAACGGCTACATGTATCGCTCCACCGACGACGGAGTTTCTTGGAACCGGTATCTGGTCTCCGCTACCCCCGGGGTAAACCTGGTCGAGATTCACTTCTCGGGTTTGCACTACCTCGCGGTGGCCTATGCCTCGTCATCGGCGGTTCCGCCGGTCTTCCGGTCTGACGATGGCGTCACCTGGACGCCCACCACACTCCCCGCAACCGTGACATTTAGCAGCCGGCGCAGTGCCGGCCTCGGCCAGTTCGTCATCATCCAAGGTATCAAGACCTACCTGTCCAACAATGGGACCGATTGGACCGCGGCCGCTTCATCTCCTGTGGTGGATGGCCTCGCCTATCCGGCCAGCGATGCCTTTTACCTGCTTAACAATGGCAGCCTGTATCGCTCCGTAAACGCGGACGGATGGACCCTCATCCGCACCGGGGTGACCGGAGGGCTGGTTGAACTGAACGGTGTTCTCCATGCCTTTGGCGGCACCGCCACTACTCCGCTTTATTTCGCGGACGCTGCCATTCAGGCCGTGCAGGTTTCCTCAGGCACCTACGGCATCGGCGATACACTCACCGCCCAGGTCACCATCGCCAACCTCGGCGCGACTCTGCTGCCCGAAATGGACGCGGAACTCTATCTCTCGCGTGACACCTTCCACGGTAACGGGGACGACATTCGGCTTGGCGCACTCACGATAGCTGCAGCCAGTCTGCCCCCACCGGGAGAGACCCGTATCATCGCACTCTCCCTCGTCCTGCCGCCCAACTTGGAAGGCGGGGAGTTTTATACTGGCATTCGTCTTGATCCCGCCGGACGGGTTGGAGAGTTCAGCAAGTCCAATAACCGCCGCTTCACGACCACGTCGCCCATCAACGTCCCCGAATGGACGCTCGATCTGGAAACAACTGGAAACGGAGGCGTGGCCCAAAGCGTCTCGGCCGTGCGTTATGTGCACGGCTCGACCGTGACTCTCTCGCCCAGCGCGGGTAAAAACGCCTCGTTTGCCGGCTGGTCGGGTAGCGAGTCAAGCGACCGGCCCGACCTCACTCTGACCATGCGCGACAACAAGGTGCTGACCGCGTCATTTGCGGAGATGCGCCAACTTTCGGTTACCGTGCGGGGCGCCGGCGCTGTTCAACTGGATCAAGCTGGCGGACGTTACGCGCAAGGTGCCCAAGCCACGCTACAGGCCATCCCCTCGGCGGGCTGGCGCTTTGTCGAATGGCAGGAAGACCTTGCCGGTGGCACCCCCACCCGCACGCTTTTGATGAACACGGATCGCGCCGTCGTCGCCAAATTCGACTACCCTCTAGAAAACTGGAAGGCCGTCCATTTCACCCCGACTGAACTTGCCGATCCTGCAATCTCGGGCGACGACGCCAGACCCGATCCCCATGGCATCTCCAATCTGATGTCCTACCTCTCGGGCCGTGCACCGCGTTCCAACGAACCGTTCAACACCGCGCCCGAAGTGCAGGGCTCAACTCTGTTCTACCGCTATACACGCAACACCGGAGCCGTGGGCTCCAGCCTGATTGCCGAAGTATCCACTGATTTGGTCAACTGGACGGTTTCGCTGAGTGAACGAGTGATCGATGAAAGCCAAGGTGTGGAAACCGTGGAGGTGGTCGTTCCGCGTGAAAGCCGGCCCCGCCTTTTTATCCGCCTTCGCTCCGTGCCCAATCCCTAA
- the tkt gene encoding transketolase, protein MPLQTDILSLAANQARGLAIDAVHKCNSGHLGLPLGCAEIGAVLFGNVLAFNPDAPRWLNRDRFVLSAGHGSMFIYSWLHLSGFDLSLEDLKNFRALHSKTPGHPEFHETPGIECTTGPLGQGIANATGLALSQAAAAARFNTAEHTIFDNHVVALAGDGCMQEGVALEAISFAAHQKLDNLILIYDSNDVTLDAMANKSQGGDDAKRFKALGWDVQTIDGHDLNAVLKAFNKAKKATGKPQLIIAKTTIAKGIPEVAGTAKGHGEGGAKFSDGARSGLGLPADQHFFVSDDVRAYFAGHKKKLVRNYKKWVKTFEAWKAANPEKAALLDSRNARISAAHLLEKTPLFPADAKLATRAAGQQILQAVAAELPLLIGGSADLYGSTLNYIASDKDFDETNRAGRNIRFGIREHAMASIANGIAYDGIFRPSVATFLVFADYSRPAMRLASLSKLPVLYIYTHDSVGVGEDGPTHQPVETVSGLRVIPGFDVIRPGDPEEAAGAYAAALERTDGPTLLSLTRQAIPLLNDIPPHIRRAGVLKGGYVAVQETAPLTTILMASGSELQYAVNAAKILGEGTRVVSMPCFERFNRQPAEYREAILPTAVRKRVAIEAGVTGLWYQYVGLDGKVIGIDRFGMSAPGATVFKELGITTEAVVTAVQSLS, encoded by the coding sequence ATGCCACTCCAGACCGACATCCTGTCCCTCGCTGCCAACCAGGCCCGCGGCCTCGCCATCGACGCCGTCCATAAGTGCAACTCCGGCCACCTCGGCCTTCCGCTCGGCTGCGCCGAGATCGGCGCCGTCCTCTTCGGCAACGTCCTTGCGTTCAACCCCGACGCTCCCCGTTGGCTCAATCGCGACCGTTTCGTGCTCTCGGCCGGCCACGGTTCGATGTTCATCTACAGCTGGCTCCATCTGAGCGGCTTTGATCTCTCGCTCGAAGACCTGAAGAACTTCCGCGCCCTTCACAGCAAGACCCCCGGCCACCCCGAGTTCCACGAGACCCCCGGCATCGAGTGCACCACCGGTCCCCTCGGCCAGGGTATCGCCAACGCCACCGGCCTCGCCCTCTCGCAAGCCGCCGCCGCCGCCCGTTTCAACACCGCGGAGCACACCATTTTCGACAACCATGTCGTCGCCCTCGCCGGTGACGGTTGCATGCAGGAGGGCGTCGCCCTCGAGGCGATCTCCTTCGCCGCCCACCAGAAACTCGACAACCTCATCCTCATCTACGACTCCAACGACGTCACCCTCGACGCCATGGCCAACAAGTCACAGGGCGGCGATGACGCCAAGCGCTTCAAAGCCCTCGGCTGGGACGTCCAGACCATCGACGGCCACGATCTCAATGCGGTGTTGAAAGCCTTCAACAAAGCCAAGAAGGCCACCGGCAAGCCCCAGCTCATCATCGCCAAGACCACCATCGCCAAGGGCATCCCCGAAGTCGCCGGCACCGCCAAGGGCCACGGCGAAGGTGGCGCAAAGTTCTCCGACGGCGCCCGCTCCGGTCTCGGTCTGCCCGCCGACCAGCATTTCTTCGTCAGCGACGACGTCCGCGCCTATTTCGCCGGCCACAAGAAGAAGCTCGTCCGTAACTACAAGAAGTGGGTCAAGACCTTCGAAGCTTGGAAAGCCGCCAACCCTGAGAAGGCCGCGCTCCTCGACAGCCGCAACGCCCGCATCAGCGCCGCGCACCTCCTCGAGAAGACCCCGCTCTTCCCGGCCGATGCCAAGCTCGCCACCCGCGCCGCCGGCCAGCAAATCCTGCAAGCCGTCGCCGCCGAGCTCCCGCTGCTCATCGGTGGCAGCGCCGACCTCTACGGTTCCACGCTGAACTACATCGCCTCCGACAAGGACTTCGATGAGACCAACCGCGCCGGTCGCAACATCCGCTTCGGCATCCGCGAACACGCCATGGCTTCAATCGCCAACGGCATCGCCTACGACGGCATTTTCCGTCCCTCGGTCGCCACGTTCCTCGTGTTCGCCGACTACTCCCGCCCCGCGATGCGCCTCGCTTCGCTCTCCAAGCTGCCCGTCCTCTACATCTACACCCACGACTCCGTCGGCGTAGGTGAAGACGGCCCGACCCACCAGCCCGTCGAAACTGTCTCCGGCCTGCGCGTCATCCCCGGCTTCGACGTCATCCGCCCCGGCGATCCCGAAGAGGCCGCCGGTGCCTACGCCGCCGCCCTCGAGCGCACCGATGGCCCGACGCTCCTCTCGCTTACGCGCCAGGCGATCCCCCTCCTCAACGACATCCCTCCGCACATCCGCCGCGCCGGTGTATTGAAAGGTGGATACGTCGCTGTGCAGGAGACCGCCCCGCTCACGACCATCCTCATGGCCAGCGGCAGCGAACTCCAATACGCCGTCAACGCCGCCAAGATCCTCGGCGAAGGCACCCGCGTCGTCTCGATGCCGTGCTTCGAGCGCTTTAATCGCCAGCCCGCCGAATACCGCGAGGCCATCCTCCCGACCGCCGTGCGCAAACGCGTCGCGATCGAGGCCGGCGTCACCGGTCTCTGGTATCAATACGTTGGTCTCGACGGCAAGGTGATCGGCATCGACCGCTTCGGCATGAGCGCTCCGGGCGCGACCGTCTTCAAGGAACTCGGTATCACCACCGAAGCCGTGGTGACCGCCGTGCAGAGCCTGAGCTGA
- the rplS gene encoding 50S ribosomal protein L19 produces the protein MSNPIIREITASQVKKDLPPFKVGDGVKVHTKVREGDKERVQIFAGIVIAIKGSGIHETFTVRRISYGEGVERVFPSSSPNIEKIEIEQTSEPMRARLYYLRDRLGKAAVAVKVQKREKPVATK, from the coding sequence ATGAGCAACCCGATCATCAGAGAAATCACCGCCAGCCAGGTCAAAAAAGACCTCCCTCCCTTCAAGGTGGGCGACGGCGTCAAAGTGCACACCAAAGTGCGCGAAGGTGATAAAGAGCGCGTGCAGATTTTCGCCGGCATCGTCATCGCCATCAAAGGCTCTGGCATCCACGAGACATTCACGGTCCGTCGCATCAGCTACGGCGAGGGCGTCGAGCGCGTTTTCCCCAGCAGCTCCCCGAACATCGAGAAGATCGAGATCGAGCAGACCTCCGAGCCCATGCGCGCCCGCCTCTACTACCTCCGCGACCGTCTCGGCAAAGCCGCCGTCGCCGTCAAGGTCCAGAAGCGCGAGAAGCCCGTCGCCACCAAGTAA